The DNA region TCGCAAACCCAATTTACGAAAATTACCTGGTCTTCATTCAAATAGTTAGGCAGACCGCCAATGAAGATTTTGTGGGGCGAGTCCGGCACAACTGTGCTGATAACGCCCGCGGGCACGCTAATAGTACTCTCCGCCATGCCTGGCATTGGTTGATAATCATGTGGCCTgcgaatttttaaactttgtcctgaaaaataaacattcacaCATTAACAAACAGAAGAATTAacagtttttcataaaatataatcaaacagttcgaaaaattttattactcgaGAGTAaaactacattaaaaaaattgacagtTCAAACTGAAGAATAAGacacaataacatttttttctaaaatggtCAAAGTTCcatacaattttatgaaaagaaaactaatataagcacaatttattaaaaaatttgaagaagtcTATTAAAAATGACTACACTACCATACATTACAAaagattataacaaatttttgaaaccatCTAACTGGTTTAAGTTACCTTTGAAATTAATGCCATCAAAAGCCATGGCCTGTGTGGTCTCATCAATGGACCTAAACTCTAAGAAAGCAAAATTTTTATCCAAATTAATCTGACACGCCAACACTGGATTGCCGGCCGCCTGGGCGAGCCCGCTCAGATGCATCTGCTGGTTGAAGTATTCCATCATCTCCTCCTCCGTAACTCCAAATGGGATGTTACCAACATACAACCTCCTAGCTTGCCTTGTAATGGTAGAACCAACAACTGGAACTGCAGCCTGCGGCGTGTCGGCAACGATGTTCGCGGGTATCTGTCCGGCAGCCTGCATGGCCTTATACTGCAGCGGGGTGATGTGTTCAAAACCTGGGGGCGGCACATCCCAGTAAAGGGATGGTTTTCTGCGTCTTGAGTGTGAAGATTTGTGTTTAGGACTACCGGAGCGGCTGCGACGTCTGCGGTCGCGACTTCTTGAGCGGGAACGACGTCTGTGTTCCCTAGAACGGGAACGACGTCTACGGTCCTTGTCCTTATCTCTTTCACGGCTACGATCCCGCTCTTTGTTATCTAAAGAAATTTTGGGACGATTAAATGCACCGGTCGTTTCTAATTTTGCGTACATACCTTTATCTTCACCCATTTTGATTCCCCGAGAAGAGTTTAAGGTCCAAAACTCTTGTTCTAAGGGATGTAAACACGGCTTGGGGCTGTTTTCAACTGATTGTTgcctgatttattaaaatggcgACTTTGATGCGCAGCGAATGCCGGTAAAGTAGGACGTGATGGTAAAAAAGGatgtgataaaatttaaactatattctaaacattgaaaaacattatattgaaaaatattaaacggtCCTTACAGTCATATTTGCAAAGATGacatacattaatatattctgttaattaaactaattaataaatcttaatacCTGCCaacatttggaaaattttaaatcggtatagtacacattttaaacatgaatgcgtaatttaatattttatcatatagtTGTTGACAATACACTAGACGAATTTTATAAAGCCACAAACgtaccaaatatttttaacgggggttcaatagtttttaataattaatattttttttcaaattaattttgcaatttCGTCGCAACTTCAATAAGATTTGTTgattgtaaaaatacaaattttaatattgtaaagttcataaataaaatgtatgtatgtatacatatattaatcatatattattaatatatatatatatatatatatatatatatatatatatatatatatatattattatatatatatatatattaattggaaGATAttcttaacttaattaataatgtaagtTTTCAAACTTATGCTAGTTGACGGATAATTTTTGAGAGTTATTGCCAACTGCAAAGAGAAAGACAAATTAAAACGACGATTACTTGTCACATTTCCTCGAAGAAATAAACGTCGTTTTAATTTGTCTCAATAAATAAGCACGCGCATCAGTTTAAGGAAAGGCGCGGTTCCAAAATCGCCGTTTTGTTTTTCTCCGTCTAGTCTGAAACGCACAAAAGATACAAAGGAAAACGTTTTGGCGGCCAAGTTCATTCGAAAATAGATTTCCCTTCctggtttaataaaaatacggtTGTGCGCACATGGACCTGAAATCGCTTGAGAACGAAacgaaaataatcaattttacagGTTAGACGAGGAGAGACGATCTAGCCATCGCTCGAGTGTAAGAGAGAGGGAATTAGAGAAGCAAAATATCGAATAGTTGTGGTTGGTTGGCCGATGTGTTTAGACTGTGACGAGTTGCGCGTCAGGATGGTGAATTGCTAAAACTTCTAATGTCATTGAGAGAAACACTCAGCTGTTCGACAGGGTGACTGACTCGCACATTTGACGTCTGTATTTTAGTGTGGTGACTGTTTTTTAGGGAGACCGAAACGAAAATTACCGTCGAACGCAAACACTAAACACAACGAGAGCCACATTCGATCCAAGAAAACATGAGCGAGTTAAGTCAAGAGGAGGTGAGTTGAGTTCAGCTTTTTTTATCAAGTCATTCAACATGTTGTGCATTCTATATTCATTCTGTTAATTGCTTGTAATTGAATTATCGATTTATGAATGtctcaataatataaacaaacagtTGCCTATATATAGTTTCACGAATTCTTTGCACCAAACCGTACAAAGAAACCTGCATTTCTTTGTACCTGTACCACCAAAAAGTCGAATCTTTGTCcatgttttttcatttaagaaTTGTATGGTGTAGCTTTCACCAAGTCATTTCAACACACCTGAAGGAAGTACTGAgtgttgtataaataattacatttgcaAGGttcctaattaatattttcatgtaaACAATGCTTGAAATAACTGTTAATTCCATGCCTATGGTGTATTCAaatgattgtttaattttgtttgtctcacactatattttattatctatgtTAGTACATGTTCTAAGCAATTAATATGAAGTAAAATGCAACAATGTTTTTATCAAAGGCTAATATTAGTTTCTCTGGTtaacgtttattatttttccataaaaagtcatttaattcaagaagattcaagatttttgttgttaatgtttttgtcACCAAACATTTttgctttataaaaataaatatcaaatggcACCCAAATTAAATGACTTGTGACTAGATTATGttttcataaaacatttttcacgtcaaaatttattgtgttaactggttataatcaaattattgacCTGTTTTTGACCCTGAATCCTTTGCCAATATGAACAAACTTTATTATAgtctatattttgaaaaacacaaAGAAAGttgttgtatataaaaatttctattttgttttttctcatatatgtttaataacatatttttatgaaggttatcaaatataatcataattaaatgtatagtTTTTAAGACAAATCTCCATcgttatgaaacaaaaaatttgtggctaatcccaaattatacagataacaaaatttacctttaaaacagcttacagtttttatattattattttattgtttgttattaatattaattcactaTGATGATGaagattgaataaaaaataacttgagtacgtttgttattttattttgaatacttAATGTACGAAAAATACTacaatctattaaaaaaaaaaacaaataagaaaattgttttaattatcataaattgtttatattaaataaaaatttctatttataatttattttttattaacgtaCTTTGATGAAGATTatcttaattacttattaaatttaatagaaacgtactcaaaattttgaacatgATATGAAGTTTTAGAAATATCAAgagtaaatttgttaaaaatttcatattaatgaatatgtcagcttattattttattgtaagtaattaaaataatgaaattatttagatccgTCGTCGGAGATTGGCCCGATTATACGGTGCCGGTTCTCCAGCAAGTTCGCCGTCGAGCTCGGTCTCGCCGCCCATCACCCCCATCTCTCAGTCGCCGATGGGCGGCGTTCAGATGTCGTTCGAGACGAAGGGCGGCGGTAACACCACTCCGACCGCCATGGACGAAACAGGAACGAACTGTGATAACGGCGCGTCTCAATCCGAAGGCGTGTTCAAAGAGCCAACCAAACCGATCGACATCAATATGCCGTCGTCGTCCAAGGGCAGGGAGAGACGACCGCCGCCACCGCAACGGAGCGATTCCGAGAATAGTTCCACGCACATGGAGGTCGACGAAGTGGGCAGTTGCAACGACAAGACTGGCGGTAACACTGATATCGATTCGGGATTCGAAAACATGGAGGTGGACGAAGCCGAAAATACGACGGTGAAGAAAGACGCGGCACGCCAAAGGACCACTTCATCTACTTCCGAAATGTCGGAGGAACAGCTGCGTGCTACCATCGCACGTGTTTTACATTCCACGTTCACCGACACGTCATCCGAAACTAGGCTGTACCTGCCGGAAACTGCCAAGAGTCTACAAGAGAATCCTTCGGTGCGATTGAGCGCCTTAATATCGAACACCATTCAAGAAGTGTTAGCTATTTCGACAACCGGCGTCGACCCATTTGTAAACTTAAAACCCGAAGAACCTGAATCCTCGCCATCGTTTACGGGCAGTCCCACACTCAACTCGCCATCAGTGAGTCCGGCGGGCTCCTGTCCCATACCCCTTCTAACGATGCGTCCGCCCGAATCATCCCGACCCGTCAATGTCCATCCCGCCGAACTGTCTCTCAATTTTTTGATGGAGTCGTATAATCGCGTCGCGATCGAAGAACGCAATCATCCCAAGAAATCAAGCGTCCCGCCGCTGAGCAATCTGCTGGCGGAATTGCGAATGCAGTTGGTACAGCACGCCACCTTAGTGCTGAGAGGTTACGTAGGAACGAGGGGGCGTGAATCGCCCCTCCTTCAACCCATGTTGCAACAAACTATTCCCAGAGGTTTCGTCAACGAGTTAGTATCCAGAACGTATCAAGACGAGAAAGTTTTCACCGCCGTTTTTGGGCCTGTTCTACAAGTTAGTACTGcgacaatttatttcattgctTTAATTAAAGCTTAATCTTTATTTTAGGGTTTGTTTAATATGATGCAAAAAGCGAGTGTAGTTGGTGACGAGCACCGCATTCCTCTGCAAACGCTCTTCGAATTGTCCGATATTCGCGTCGGAACACGTCCAATTTGCACCCTCATAACGAAACTGCCCCAGTTCTGTCCTGAAACAATGACACCAGCGCCTGGCAGAGAAATTACCCGCACCTCATTCCTCGGTCCATTCCTCTCCATATCCGTTTTTGCGGAGGACGAACCGAAAGTGGCCGAAAAATTTTTCTCAGGCAACTCAACTACCGACAAAAGCATTAATCAGACACTGCAACTAGAACTGGAGAATTTCCGTACTGTGCAACggcaaattttcaatatgcTGGCCGTGAATACGGAAAGTAGACAGGCTAGTTTGGAGTACATTGCTCGCATACTCAAGAGCAACGAAAAACGATGCCAATTACAGGTAACTCATAAATCTGAGTGATTAAGTTTGATTTACTCTGAACTACAATATTTTAGCTCATTTGTGTATTTCTTAtgtaagatttattaaatttatttttagttatataattattacgttTTCTAGAGTTTTATgctaataaacaattgttttatcacaaatttaataaattattactaattcaTATGCAACAAAATAAACCAGAATAAGGCATTATTGTTGGCACtggttaattaaaagaatcaaaaataatatctattaaaattacttaaagtaAAGTAATGAACCTGatgactaaaaatatacagtcgGCTGtagaatggcattaccacttTGCAAACGAAATCTTATGTGACCCGGTATCGATAAGCTCTGCCCAGTACACCAAAAAGAGGTACACAGCGGACAGGAATAGTAAATAAGGGATGAATACTAATTGCgataacttataaaatttaaatgagggGTCATCGAAATTTgggaaaatatgtttaaaattagatttgtcGAACGAAATATTTACTACTAGTACTAGAGAGTaatcgttatttttaataactatatttaaataaaattaatggaaaatttaCACACTTTACATTTTGGTGTCGTCGTAATGTTCCCATCAGTCTAGTTATAGTGTAATGAGATTGAAATATATGGTggaactgaataaattttccaatGAAACCTCATATAGAATTTTGATACATACATATACTTTTTCttagaatttaaagattacaataatatttgggaataaatagtatatacaataatatgttaatttaaaaaatatctacttaattttttgagcCTCTGgctgaaatattgattgtattgATGTAATCCAATTATAACACTTATTTGACAAACGGtttaagaaatgttttttttaatatattgtatattatattttgttttgttattataaaaatatgtctgtaataataaaattttacatatttcaagtttagaaaaatattattgctttaactaaaataaatactgatTTAGAAATGTTACAAGCGTTCTACAAATTATTGAGTTACTTTACCTTACCAGaggtttactttaaaaatacttgtaaaaatatgtaaattcattGAATTTGGGATTAATTTATGGTATAGCACAGCCCACCAAGACAACGAATTTGTTGTCTCACTTGTACAAGCATATTATTGCTATTGCTCTCACAGCCGAACTCTCATATTCAGACCGCAAGCGAAACTGGATCTTAgggtggtaatgccattcttCAGCCGACTCTACATACATATATTGcaattcaatattcaaaattttgcaAAAACAAAACCAGCTCTAAATGAAAATGTCAAGTATAAACGGTTATTGCCGTGGTGGTTTCCCAGTCTCTTATATATATTCTTGTTACAGGGCGATCAAAGAACGTTAGCAGGTGACGGTTTCATGTTAAACATGCTGAGCGTATTGCAATGGCTCTCTGTAAAGATCAAGCTCGAAAAGATGGATTTCTTCTATTGTTTCCACCCCGAAAGTCTCGTTCACATACAGGTGGACGACACCCGATTGAAATTTACGTCTACGGAAGTGGCTGCTTGGCTTGACGACGTTCACAGGACACGCAAGTTTAAGCAGCCCAACTTCAGCAGCGTATGTTGGTTCCTTACGTTGCACTGTCATCATCTCGCTCTCATTCCTGCAATGCAAAAATACCAGAGACGTTTACGCGTCATCAAAGACCTGGAGAAAATTTTGGAGGAGACGTCGTCCGCGGAGGCGCAATGGCGTAATACTCCCTTCGCTAATAGAAATAAACAGTTCATGAAGCGTTGGCGGCAGCAGCTTAAGAAACTTAAtaagtatgtttttattatcattaaagtTCGATaaacgaattatttttaaaatgttttgtaggTCTAAGGCTTGTGCGGACGCTGGTCTTTTGGATGAGAATCTGATGCGCAGATCGTTGGACTTCTACGCTAGCTTAGCAGATTATTTAACGTGTTTGATGACGAACAAACGTCCGGGTCTTTTGGAAACGGGATCTATTAAGTTTCCCGTCAATCAACCGGCATCCGACGCCTTCTCTGCATTGCCCGAGTGGTATGTCGAGGACATCGCCGAGTTCTTGCTATTCGCCCTGCAGTAAGTGTTATCATTGATTCTAGTTAGCAGTACTCatttagtatatattatttttaggtacTTCCCAAAAATGGTGAACAAAAACTGTGACGGTCGCTTAATGACATGGCTCTTGGGAACGATCTGCTCTGCAAGTCTCGTACGTAACCCGTACTTGATCGCCAAACTTGTCGAGGTGATATTCGTAATTATGCCGGTCATTCAACCCCGTTGCAAGGACATGTTCAACATGTTCATGATGAATCCTATTTCGGAAAATCATCTCGTTAGCGCGTTAATGAAGTTCTACACGGACGTGGAGACCACAGGATCTAGTTCGGAATTCTACGATAAGTTCTCCATCAGATACCATATCAGTGTGATCATGAAAGGTAACATTGCTCACCTGTTTGATAGCCATGTTCATTACTAATTTGTTTTCTCCCAGTTTTATGGCATTCGCAAGTGCACCGGGCGGTTCTCATCAGCGAGTCCAGCTCCGGTAAGCAGTTCGTTAAGTTCATAAACATGTTAATGAACGACACCACATTCTTATTGGACGAGTCGCTCGAGTCGCTTAAACGCATTCATGAAGTGCAGGAGCTGATAAGTGACGAAGAGAAATGGGGAAAAATGCCGGCCGAACAGCAACAGTCGCGCATGCGACAACTAAGCGCCGACGAACGTCAGTGCCGTTCCTATTTAACGTTGGCCAAACAGACAGTTGAAATGTTCCAATATTTAACTAACGACATAAAGGAACCGTTCTTGCGGCCCGAACTTGTGGACAGGTTGGCCAGCATGTTGAACTTCAACTTACAGCAGTTGTGCGGCAAGAAATGCAACGATTTGAAAGTGCGCAACCCCGATAAATACGGATGGGAACCGAGGAAATTGCTGAGCCAATTAAtcgacatttatttacatCTGGACTGCGATAAGTTCGCAGAAGCTCTTGCCAAAGATGAGGTACGTGCATATTTTAGTGTTTAATGTAAACTCACCTATTGAATATTACAGAGATCGTTCAGGAAAGAGTTGTTCGACGATGCGGCGGAACGGATAAAGCGTTTACAGATCAAGGTCGGTGCTGAACTAATTCAGTTTAAAGAATTGGCAGGGAAGGCGCACCAGTACATGGTGGCGAATCAAAAATCAGACGATTGGATGGCCGATGCGCCAGAGGAGTTCAAGGACCCACTCATGGACACATTAATGACCGATCCGGTGCTTCTGCCGAGCGGTTTAGTGATGGATCGTTCGGTGATCATGAGACATTTGTTGAACAGTAACACTGATCCGTTCAACAGGCAGCCTTTGACTGAAGATGAGCTTAAGCCTGGTAAGTTGAATACTTTGATTATTGAATGTTTGTTTGATTAGGCTTGTTTTAGTGGATGAACTCAAGGAAAGAATCAGGATATGGAAAAGCGAAAAATCGTCCAGGTCTTCTGATtagtaaagtaattttatgtggttcattttgagaattgtGTATTAAAGTAACTGTACTGGTTTTTAtacttttgataaaaataaaagactcGAATCATACACAATATGTACGTTGATTacgtgaaatttttaacacaatattCTCTAAGGCTGATAAATAAGGTATTAGATCTCAAGATTTTAGTtgcatttttctttattttgtctGTTGATGAAATTGTAACTGCCATAAGACATTCTTTTCCGTTTGCAGCTAATCagcttttattgtttttaaatctgTTGCAATGCTTTTTCTGAAGTGAACATTTTGTATGTATAATGTAATTCTATTTTTCTGGAGCAATAATTCCTACAATTAGATAAGAATTGAAGTTTATGATGAACTTaagatttcaattttcatgacaaaatgttcaccaaaatatttgttgtacatagtttatatattttaggaacAGTGagatgtataataatttaaaaataaatttattacgagTAATTTGTAACAAGTTTGGTCAGTTTACAATTGTGCAAGTTATTCCcagaatttaaatgtattgaattttgtaaaatgatCAAACTAGTTTGAAATAagagattttttatatgagAATTAAATTGAGTAGATTGTAACCTTTATAggtaaataaagtttatataaaatttatttgattgttaGATATTCCTAGACAaccaatataataatgtatacattCTATTTgtcaaactaatttttatgcgTCAATGTCACACGTAAAATCCAGAAAGTTATGCCCCTGATACAAATAATGCAAGAAGCCCCCCTTTTCGAATCAGAATGCGTTCTCCACGACGAAGTCACAGCAATAAACTTGGCTGACTTCAAAGGTAAATACGTCGTACTTCTGTTCTATGTTCTTGATTTTTCGCCGAAATGCACCGAGGAACTTGCACTATTCAAcgacagaattaaaaa from Aethina tumida isolate Nest 87 chromosome 1, icAetTumi1.1, whole genome shotgun sequence includes:
- the LOC109609434 gene encoding ubiquitin conjugation factor E4 B; this encodes MSELSQEEIRRRRLARLYGAGSPASSPSSSVSPPITPISQSPMGGVQMSFETKGGGNTTPTAMDETGTNCDNGASQSEGVFKEPTKPIDINMPSSSKGRERRPPPPQRSDSENSSTHMEVDEVGSCNDKTGGNTDIDSGFENMEVDEAENTTVKKDAARQRTTSSTSEMSEEQLRATIARVLHSTFTDTSSETRLYLPETAKSLQENPSVRLSALISNTIQEVLAISTTGVDPFVNLKPEEPESSPSFTGSPTLNSPSVSPAGSCPIPLLTMRPPESSRPVNVHPAELSLNFLMESYNRVAIEERNHPKKSSVPPLSNLLAELRMQLVQHATLVLRGYVGTRGRESPLLQPMLQQTIPRGFVNELVSRTYQDEKVFTAVFGPVLQGLFNMMQKASVVGDEHRIPLQTLFELSDIRVGTRPICTLITKLPQFCPETMTPAPGREITRTSFLGPFLSISVFAEDEPKVAEKFFSGNSTTDKSINQTLQLELENFRTVQRQIFNMLAVNTESRQASLEYIARILKSNEKRCQLQGDQRTLAGDGFMLNMLSVLQWLSVKIKLEKMDFFYCFHPESLVHIQVDDTRLKFTSTEVAAWLDDVHRTRKFKQPNFSSVCWFLTLHCHHLALIPAMQKYQRRLRVIKDLEKILEETSSAEAQWRNTPFANRNKQFMKRWRQQLKKLNKSKACADAGLLDENLMRRSLDFYASLADYLTCLMTNKRPGLLETGSIKFPVNQPASDAFSALPEWYVEDIAEFLLFALQYFPKMVNKNCDGRLMTWLLGTICSASLVRNPYLIAKLVEVIFVIMPVIQPRCKDMFNMFMMNPISENHLVSALMKFYTDVETTGSSSEFYDKFSIRYHISVIMKVLWHSQVHRAVLISESSSGKQFVKFINMLMNDTTFLLDESLESLKRIHEVQELISDEEKWGKMPAEQQQSRMRQLSADERQCRSYLTLAKQTVEMFQYLTNDIKEPFLRPELVDRLASMLNFNLQQLCGKKCNDLKVRNPDKYGWEPRKLLSQLIDIYLHLDCDKFAEALAKDERSFRKELFDDAAERIKRLQIKVGAELIQFKELAGKAHQYMVANQKSDDWMADAPEEFKDPLMDTLMTDPVLLPSGLVMDRSVIMRHLLNSNTDPFNRQPLTEDELKPVDELKERIRIWKSEKSSRSSD
- the LOC109609022 gene encoding splicing factor U2AF 50 kDa subunit gives rise to the protein MGEDKDNKERDRSRERDKDKDRRRRSRSREHRRRSRSRSRDRRRRSRSGSPKHKSSHSRRRKPSLYWDVPPPGFEHITPLQYKAMQAAGQIPANIVADTPQAAVPVVGSTITRQARRLYVGNIPFGVTEEEMMEYFNQQMHLSGLAQAAGNPVLACQINLDKNFAFLEFRSIDETTQAMAFDGINFKGQSLKIRRPHDYQPMPGMAESTISVPAGVISTVVPDSPHKIFIGGLPNYLNEDQVKELLMSFGQLRAFNLVKDTAFGLSKGYAFAEYIDITMTDQAIAGLNGMQLGDKRLIVQRASVGAKNTTVLPAVQIQVPGLSLVGASGPPTEVLCLLNMVTPDELKDEEEYEDILEDIKEECNKYGVVRSIEIPRPIEGVEVPGCGKVFVEFNSVLDCQKAQQTLTGRKFSNRVVVTSYFDPDKYHRREF